agaaggaagagatgaAGGCAGAGTTCGGAGGCTGAAGAAGCCACCGCTGTGCTCACACCCCTCCCAGCGATCAGGGATTCACAGAGGCTGAAAGCAGACACAGCGCTGGCacgtccctctgtccctgctccgtCCCGGGTGCCAGCCCTTGCCTGGGACATGCCGCACGCAGCAGCCACACGCTGGATCCCGTGCAGGGAGGGCACGGCCACCCTCGAGGCACACGGGTGTCCCCACGAGCTCTGTCACACTCTGCCCTgtggctcccagcccctccGGCTCCATCAGAGCCTGAGCAGGGGCCCAGGAGCTGTCACAGGATAGAGCCCAGCCCTCCACACCAGCCGagctccctctccctgcacagggGGGCAGAGCCGTGGCCCCCCCAGCAAGCAGCAGTATctacaaaaatactttattgTGGAGGGGGAGTGCAGGGGCTCTGTACAGTGCAGACGGGCGTCACCAGCAGACAGACACACGATGGTGGCCCCCAAAGGCGGGGGGCAGCGGGAGgcgggggctgcagcccctACGTGGCCTTGGGCCGGCCGTTGAGGCGGATGATGGCCCGGTAGTCCCGCACCAGGTCCCGCAGCTGGTCCAGGTAGGGGTTGATGTTCTCCTCAATCCACTCCTCCACTGTGTCAGGGAAGTAGAtcctctccagctgggcacGCAGGTCACGGACAAAGCTCTCCCAGTCCTCGTGGAGCCTGGAGGGGGGAGAGCAGGGGGTGCAGCTCCCTCGTGCGAGGgacccctcccagccccatgcagccccctcccagcccccagcaccACGTACTTCAGCACCTTGCTGCCAAAGCTCTCCATGTTGCGGGGGTTCCCAAACTGGCGCTTCCGGTGGTAGGGGCTGAACCAGCCCTTGATGGCACTGGAGAGGCACGAGGGACTTGGGGGCACGGGGGCCACCGGGGATGGGGAGCTGCACATCAGGCAGGTTCCCTCCCATGGAAATACACGGCCAGAGGCACCAATGCCACTGCTCCCCCTGCCTGTTacctctcctcctccagtgCCTTAAGGATGCTCTCCTTCAGGTGCCCATTAACCTGCTCCACCATGTGGTAGATCTCCACACCAGGGAACGCTCCCCTGCCCTcgctggggaaagggaggagaaggggagggcTCAGCACGTGGGGTGCACTGTTGTGGTGAACCCCAGCACCCTGGCAGGTCTGGGACCAGGGCATTTGGGCGACCAAgcctctgcttccctccagTGCATCCCTTCTGATGCAACTGCCCCGACCACGTGCCACGCACCAggtgctctgctccagctgcacgCTCTCCAAGCCCAGCACATCCAGGACCTTCTTTTTTGCCTCTTCTGTGAAGCCCCCTGGGGGAGCGAGGAAAGGGACAGAAGAGCCAGGGACACGTCACCATCAGGCTCACCCCGGCTTCACCACATCCCCaagactgagtgagctgaagctcttcctcctctgcctcccagctcccccagtgccctgcccagcaggacGGGGTCTGGCAGGCGGTGGGAGGTGAGGGTGAGCCCGGCCATGCCCCTGGGGGCTCACCGTTCACCAGGGTCTGCAGGCAGATGGCCAGCGAGGGGATGCTGACGGGCAGCAGCTCGCAGAGCACCGAGTAGTGATCGTacctgtgggacagggacagggacagccaccACCGTGCCAGCACGGCTCTGCGGGCACCAGGAGGGCACAGAGGGTCCCACCACACATTACCTCTGCCAGCCGGTGAGCACGACGCCCTGCAAGCGCAGCGGGGCCAGCCGTGGCACGGCCTGCATCACCTTCAGCCAGCTCAGGTGGTTTTTCAGGTGGTAGCTCAGCGGGGTCCAGGCCTGCGCCGGCCCCGTGGTGCCCTTGAAGGCGCTGGCGAACCAAACGGCCTCGAAGCCGCTCTCCACGTACTTGGTGAGGAACTGCACTGCAGCGGGACAGGCGCCAGCCAccagtgccactgtccccaggaggctgcggggggctcgggggggatccccccaccacccccaggAGCCTGGCACGTCACCTTACCGATCTGCTCAGCCTCGAAGTCGGGAGCGTAGAACCACACCACGGGTGAGACGTGCTTCGCTATCCCCgactctgcagggacagcagcgAGGGGACCTTGGTGCcggcagcaggagggagcctCGGGCTCCTCACGCTTCCCCGAGACCCACGttcccccagggcagggcacgggctcctgctggcactgggcacgATGCCAGGCAGGGCGGGCACAGAGCGGGTGCGGCTGAGgagcctggcacaggtgccaccgctgctgtccctgttcccCTCACCCCGCAGGGCTCCCACGCTGATCTTCCTCAGCATGTCGTCCCACATGAGCACCCGCAGCCCCCAGTACTGCGCCGTGAGGAAGCCCAGAACCTCCTTGATGTGCTTCAGGTACATGGTCCCCACGTCGCCCTTGTTGTGGCTCATCCAGTTCTTGGAGTCCATCCCCTCCCCGAGATGGAAAACCTGGACTTGGGGGAAGGGACAtgctcagcagcccctgggagcacccccagagcctggggCGAGGGCTGGGGTCCCtacacagcccctgcccacctcGTCTGCACCGATGTGGATCCAGGTGGAGCGCCGGTGCTTCTCGATCACCTGTGACAGGATGCTCTTGAGCAGGGCCAGGGTGTCGGGGACGTGGGGGTTGAAGCTGTTGGGGAAGCGCTCGACCTCCCGCAGGTGCTGGTACTTCTCGTGCTTGAGGATGAACTGTGGGGAGGAGCCATCAGGGGGGTGCCCAGGGGGAACCCCCGTGAcctgggatggggagcaggacTGGGGCCCTCTACCTCCACATGGCCAAAGGTCTGCACCAGGGGAACCACCTCCAGCTTGTGTTGCTCCGCCAGCTGCTGGATCCGCTCGATGTCCTCCTcgctgggagggcagggacaggctcAGCGGGGGATGCCAGGGCAGAGGGCAGAGCGTGGGGACACTTCCCCCTCCTCTGGCACCCTGCCCACGTGGCCCCGGTTGCCCCACATATGTGTGCACTTTACTGAGGGGCACAAACATTGACCTGCCAGGGCAGGAAGACCTGctggtgtggccagcagcacagcctggcactcTGGCCGTGGTTACCGTGGGCACGGCGCCAGGTGGGTcacacccagcccctggcacaccGGGACCTGCGGGGGCCGCAAGCCCCACAGCCAGCTcggcacacagccctgctcacctgTAGGCGTACGGGGACCTGAGGATTTCCAGCTCCCCCTTGAAGGGGAACATGTCCTCGTACTCGATGAGGACGCCGTTGgctcccagctgggacaggagggggaacacctgcagggtgggcagggtgGGCTCAGCAGTGGGGATGGCACAGTCCAGGTGTCAGCAGGGGCCGAGCCCTGTCAATTCATCCCCTCCTTAGCTCCTCCCTGTCCTTGGGCATCCTCACCTGTTCCAGGTAGGAGACTCTGGGCGCAGCTCCCTTGAGGTCCAGGTGGACCAGCCTCATCTCGGTGGCACTGACATCCCTGGGgacctgctgcttttgcttcagGGTCATTATCTTTGCTGCAGGGACCTCCAGAACGTGGCTCTGGGGGATGATGTCCTGCACGACGTCACCGGTGTCCCCCCAGAAGGCGCTGTCCTTGCTGACGTGCTTGTGCAGCTCCAGGGTAAAGCTGCAGGGagtggagcagggatgggggtgTCCGTGGGGTTATGGGGGCaccagctgcccccagcaccaGGCACCACACAAGCTCAGCCCAGGGGGTGCCACAAACCCCGGCCCCCTTGGGGTCCTGCCGTCACCTCACCTGTCACGGAAGAGGAACTTGATGCCAGCCAAGGCAACGAGGAGCAGCACGACGAGGCGCAGCAGGTTCAGCCGGTGGCTCCGCTGGAAGGCCATCTCTGGGATCTCTGGGGACACACACGGGGTCTGGTAGTCCGTGGCCAGCAGTGGCCAGAGGGACCCCAAGCACAGGTGAGCCCACCCAGCCCCACGTACCgtgccctgctcccctgcccGGGGCAGCACGAGACCCAGAGAAAGGCGACATGGGGGCAACCCCTCTGGCCAGCCTGGTGCCCATCGGGGACGCGCGGCAGTGCCCCGTGTGTCCCTCCTACCTCGTGTGCCCCAGCGTGGGGCCAGCGCCGGCTCCGCCTCTCCCTCTGCCCGCACGGGTGAGGCCGGAGCCCGAGCAAAcagggcggcggcggcagggcAGGTCCCCACCGGGGATCCCGAGCAGCTGCCGGCTCACCCCCGAGCCAGGGGCCGTGTCACAGGGCGGCTGGATGGGATGGCATCACGGGGTGGGCACGGCGCATCCCTGCGGGTAGGGAAGAGGTGATTGGGAGCCAACCGGGCACATGCCAGCACCGGGCTGCACCAGGGATGGCACCGGCACTGGCAGGGTGAGGGTGGCAGCCCGGACCGCCTTGGCACCCGCAGGGGCCGTGTGAGAGGCAGCACGGATCCTCCTGGGAGCCACGTTCAGGCACTTCTGCCCcttctttctcctgtttctctggTTCTGGAGTGTTCAGTGAGGCCCGGACAGGGCAGCgcagcccccccggccccgcggaaCCGCTGCCAGCGCTCCTGGTGAGCTGCCACCCAAACACACCCGAGCTCAGGGTTAAATTCAGCTCCTGCAGACTGGGGAagtgaaaagcagattttggcAGCTGCGGGTGCCCAAGCGGCTCAGCTGATCGCgagggttttgtttgtgttgcCAGAGCGGTGGCACCGGGGAGAGCCGCGCTGAGCCGCCCCGCGCCTCCGAGTGAGCCCTTTCCCAGACACAGCCCTAATCCCTCCCGACACCCCTGCTGCCGCggggggcaggggctgagcgcccgggaccccccccccccgggcagCAGGACatgctgtccccagagcacgAGCCCCCAGCAAGAGCAGGTCACAGGGCAGGACAGCGAcgtgctccatccctgctccatccccacgTCCCGGTGCCCGCGGGTACCCAGTCCCTCGGTGCCcgtgggcaggaggaggagcaggagccgGTTTTTTTGGGGGAGCAGGCTGATCGCTGCACTCCTTCCCTCgtggcactgcagctcctgtgctgcgGGGGACAAATGTGGTTCCCGCTCCCTGCCGTGCCCAGCTCGGGATattcctggcagctccagcacagcccagcagggatgTGCCGGGCTGGAGAtggctgccagcccaggggtCACCACTGGGTGCACGGAAAGGCTGAGAGGGCACACGGGAGGGGGGTCAGTGGCCCCTGGGCACGCAGCATGGGGAGCCCAGCACCCAGGAAGGCCATAAATATGCCAAGTGCTAATGGCGCTGTCATGGGAACACAGCGCCTGATCGGAACAGGGATAAATATTTAGACAGACGCTGTCAGCTCGCCAGGATTCGGTGTTTTTAATGCACGTTATCTTATTTAAATAGGGCAGGTTCTAAGGGCTGgagctccctggcacagccagggccaggGATGGACGCTGGCCGGAGCGGGGAGTCCCAAGGGGTGCCGGGGCCAGCCAGGGGCCGCGTCCCTGCGCCACggggacatccctgggcagcGAGGGCTCAGCCGATGGATGCCGCCCCTCTAACCCGGCACCTCGCCGCGAGCACCCGCTGTATTTATGAACGTCACATCTGCCAGCGCTGGGGGACGGCGCTGCCGCGGGCCCGGGGAGGCTCGGAGGAGCTCCGCACAACCGGCCAGGCTGACTCAACGCTTCACCGGCAGCGGGGCGAGGAGGGGCCGCACCCCCggccccctccctgcccccaggTGCCAGCCCCCTGCATCCAGCCCGGCTCCCCGCTTACCTTCCAGAGCCCCGAGGAGGGGAGGATGGgagcaaacaaacccaaacctgagccctgagggcatggcaggggccGTGCGGGGGAGGGAGCCGAGTGTCGCGTGGGTGGCAGGTGCCACTGCGTTCCGTGGGCTGGCAGCGAGGGTTTCGGGTGCCAGCCGGCTGCCCACAGCCCCGCTGCGGTGCTCCCCGGCGTCTCCCTGCCGAAGCCCCGTGCCCCGGCACGCCCGGCCGTGGGGGAGCCGTGCTGCTCCGTGCACACTCGGGGGGCACGCTCGCACACACGTGCGCACGCTGGCGTGCTTCCAGAGCATTCCATGGCCAGCCTGGCCGTGAGCAGCCCGTGCTGCCAGCCTGTGCCCCCAGGACGAGCTGCCCCTCGCCAGGGGTCacggggctgcagccccacagccgGGGCACTCCTGCGTGGGGAGGCTGCAGgtccctgtggggctgcaggagggggcTGTTCCCtcatccctgggcacagctggtcCCTGTCGCATCCCGGTCCCTCCCGGGAGCACGcatggagcagcccctgggcacAAGGGACCCTCTGCACACCCCACCCATCCCTCCGTGCTGCGGGGCACCACCCACACACCCCGCCAACCCGGCACAGCCCACAGCGCCCCGCACCAAGGACACCTTGGGCACTCCCGCTCTCCACGGCACCCTCCGGGCTCTGCTCGGCAGCGCTGCGGCCCCGGGCACACCTGCGTCCTCCGCGGGCATCCCCGCATCCTCCCAAGCATCCCTGCATCTTCCCCGGGCTTCCCTGCGGCACCGGGGCCCCGCATCCCCCCGAGCATCCCCGCATCCTCCCGGTACCGGTCCCCACCGCGGCGCCGGCCATCTCCCGGCCCCGAGCATCCCCCGCTCCCCCGGCCCTTACCGGCAGgtgcggggcggccgcgggcaccgccgggagcgggagcgggcgCGGGCGCGGGcacggccgccgccgccgccgctcttAAAGGGCCCGGTGCCCGCCGGTGCGGCAAGTGAGGAGGGATGCACCGGGCTCCGCCACCCGCCGCGCACAGCGGGCACCGTGCCCAGCGCCCCGGTGCCACACGCGCGCGGCGGGGAGCACCGGCAGAGCGCGGAGCCGCCGTCCGCCCTGACCGGGAGGCACCGGCAACAAGGGGCGGCCCTGGGGCGGCTCCGCGGTGCCCGGTGCGTGCCCGGTGTCGGTTCCCAGTGCCCGTTCGGGCTCGGTGCGTGCCCAGTGCCCGCCCCCGCGCAGCGATGCCCGGTGTGGGCTCTGTGCCTGGAGCCCGGTGTGTGTCCCGTGTCCCAGGtcccgtgtcccgtgtcccgtGTCCTGTGTCCCGTGTCCCGTGTCCTGTGTCCCGTGCCTGTTGTGTGTCCGGTGTGTGTCCCATGTCCCgtgtcccatgtcccatgtcccgtGTCCTGTGTCCCGTGTTCCGTGTCCCGTGTCCTGTGTCCCATGTCCCGTGCCTGTTGTGTGTCCGGTGTGTGTCCCATGTCCCGTGTCCCATGTCCCGTGTCCTGTGTCCCGTGTTCCGTGTCCCGTGTCCTGTGTCCCATGTCCCGTGCCTGTTGTGTGTCCGGTGTGTATCCCATGTCCCgtgtcccatgtcccatgtcccgtGCCTGTTGTGTGTCCGGTGTGTGTCCCATGTCCCACGGTTCGTGTCCCATACTTGGCGCCCAGTGTGTGCCCTGTGTCCAGTGTGCgtcccatgtcccatgtcccgtATCTCGTGCCCCACATCCCATGTCCCTTGTTCCATGCCTCGTATCCCATGTCCCATATCCCATAatgtcccatatcccatattgtgtcccatatcccatatcccacaaTATCCCATAATGTCCCGTATCTCATATTCCATATTCCATATCCCATAATATCCtatatcccatatcccatatcccatatcccataatatcccatatcccatatgCCATATCCCATAATGTCCCATATGCCATATCCCATATGCCATATCCCATAatgtcccatatcccatatcccataaTATCCCATAATATCCCATaatatcccacatcccacatcccagatcccattcccagcacagcgccccctggcggcaCCGCTGCGCACGCGctcgcccccccccccccccccccgccgcgcTCCGTGGTCTCGCCCGTCGctccccccgcgccccggccgTGGTCCGTCCCTCCGCCCCGCTCCCGCGCATGCGCGCTCCCGCCGGACGCGGCCCGGGCCGGCTGCGCGCTCGGGCGGCGCCGCGCGCACGCGCAGAGCGGGGAGCCGTGAGGGGACCGGGcccgggagcgggagcgggaccGGGGGGACGCGGGGTGAGCGAGACCCGCGGGCCGGGCCGACACCCCGCGGCGTCAGAGAGGCCCCGCAGGCTTTAGGGAGTCCCCCGAgcgcgggcgcggcgcggcggcaCCATGAACGCGGCGCAGGGCACGGTGGGCAGCGACCCGGTGATCCTGGCCACGGCCGGCTACGACCACACGGTGCGGTTCTGGCAGGCGCACAGCGGCATCTGCACCCGCACGGTGCAGCACCAGGACTCCGtatccttccttctttccccgccgccccggcggctcggggccggcCCCGCGTTcgggccccgggccgggcccggctgATGCTCCGTACCGACCTTAACGGCGCCCGCAGCAGGTGAACGCCCTGGAGATCACGCCGGACCGGAGCATGATCGCGGCCGCAGGTGAGCGCTCCTGCCCCGCCGGTGCTGAGGCGCTGCCCGGTGCTGAACCGCTGCCCGGTGCTGAGGCGCTGCCCGGTGCTGAACCGCTGCCCGGTGCTGAGGCGCTGCCCGGTGCTCGGCCGCTGCCCGGTGCGGATGCATTGCCCAGTGCTGAGATGCTGCCCGGTGCTCGGCCGCTGCCCGGTGCTGAGGCGCTGCCCGGTGCTGAGGCGCTGCCCGGTGCTGATGCACTGCCCGGTGCTGAGGCGCTGCCCGGTGCTGAGGCGCTGCCCGGTGCTCGCAGGGTACCAGCACATCCGCATGTACGACCTGAACTCCAACAACCCCAACCCCGTCATCAACTACGACGGCGTGAGCAAGAACATCACCTCGGTGGGGTTCCACGAGGACGGCCGCTGGATGTACACGGGCGGCGAGGACTGCATGGCCCGCATCTGGGACCTCCGGTGGGCACCGGGGCTTCCCCCGCCCGGCCGGCAGCACCCCCGGGCTGCGGGGCCGAGCCTGTAGCCCTGAGCGCCCCTCCCTGGCTCTGTCACACATCCCACAACCCCTGAGCGCCCCTCCCTGGCTCTGTCACACATCCCACAACCCCTGAGCACCCCTCCCTGGCTCTGTCACAGGTCCCACaacccctgagcatccctccctggctctgtcACACATCCCATAACCCCTGAGCACCCCTACCCCACTGTCACAGGTCCCACaacccctgagcatccctccctggctctgtcACACATCCCATAACCCCTGAGCACCCCTACCCCACTGTCACAGgtcccacagccctgagcatccctccctCCGTGTCACAGGTCCCGGAACCTCCAGTGCCAGCGCATTTTCCAGGTGAACGCTCCCATCAACTGCGTCTGCCTGCACCCCAACCAGGTGAGGAAGCTGCCTCCTCTGAGTTCCCAGCTCAGGGAATCCTGAGGAACATGagcttaaagctcatcccactccaccccctgccacggcagggacaccttccactccccaggctgctcccagccctgtccagcctggcctgggacactgccagggatgcaggggcagccacagctgctctgggctgttcCTGTGGCTCCTCTGGGTAAACCTGAGGGGCTGCAGAGATGTATCCCAGCAGAAGATGGGGTACAGCACAACGTGGGCTGGGGGCTTCACGCGATGTGTTTGTGCTGATGACCTGGTGGCTGCTGCAAAGGGACAGTGCAGGGGCTGCACTGAGCTCATCCCATGGGAGGATGCACGCCCTTGGAGCGGGCTCTGCCCCCgagcagccctggggatgtGATGGGAACAAAGCTGGAAGAGTGAGGGCAGCTGGGAAGCTTGAGGGTGACAACACTGCCAAGGAAAAGCATCCTGGGGCCTTTGGCTGTGATTCCCTTCAGGTGGGGCTTGGTTGAAGTTCCCCAGTGGGTTCAGCAGCTgttgctgagcagagggagagtgGGGGCACTTGAAGAGGctgaagggagcaggagcagggaaatcaATAGGGATCAGTCAGTGCTaatggctgggctgggcttgcaGGGCTGTGGTTTTGCCTGCAGACAGGGCCGTGCAAACCTCTGTAAAGTCCTGAGTAATGGAAACGTTCCCTTGCGTTTCATTTGGCAAAGGTTTAATTTTGCAGATCAGGAATTTCAGGCGAAATTCGAGATGGGTTATTTGGACCAGGCTATCCAAATCATGCAGACAATCCACCGTCCTGTAGTGTCAGTGCTGCCAGAGTGTGTTGTGTTAAATGAATGTTGCTGAACACAGGTCTTAGATGTGAAATAATCCCTGACCACGGTGCTGCTGAGGTGCAGAGTGTTGGTTTGTGAGCAGAAGGTGGTTAATTAGACCAAAGGTGGCAGCATTTGTTCGGGCAGTTCCGTGGCTCTGCAGTTCCCTCTGCAGAGATGCTGATCCGATTATCCAGAGATTCCTCACGGTCTGAGTAAAGCCATGAAAACTTTGGACTCATCATTTACACCTGCTGAGAGGgggctgaggagcccagaagaGACTTTTGTGCAGTCAGATAAATGCATTGAGTGGTGTCTGTCGCCTCGgaagcagcctctgctcccagggacaggATTAGCTGTGCCTGATGACCTGATCTCCTCTAGGGATTCTGCTAAAATTATGGGCAGCGCAGGGCTGTCGATAAAGGCCTGGTTTGAGTGGAGACATGCCAGCATTGTCTTCTGCTCTGAGCACGGGATCAGAGCCAGGACTCCTGCCCTTGGCTCTTGTCCTTCCCCTGAGaaggggggagagagaggaaaaacccaCTTTAGGTTGTGTTTTTCTGGTATCTGCACCCTTGAGTGCTTCAGCTGTTCAGTGGCCAACCTGCCCCTTAATGCTGCCTCTCAGACGTGCTGAAAACCACCTGGCTGCTGTGGATGTCGtttggagctgtggctgtgccacagccctggagcCGGGACAGCTCTGTTTGCTCTGGGGTTTAGAAAATCAGCAAACCCttctggggagggaaacagcctTTTGTGGAGTGTCACGGGAGTCTGGGACAGGCAGGGTGTGAaacagccctgagctggggagagaggaggCAGGACAGGACCGTGCTGCTTGaccccagagcagggctgcagtggtgctgcagtgctgctgctcaccgTGCCCACAGAGACACGGCCGTGtgccctgcaggcagagctgatcGTGGGCGACCAGAGCGGGGCCATCCACATCTGGGACCTGAAGACTGACCACAACGAGCAGCTCATCCCCGAGCCCGAGGTGTCGGTGAACTCGGTGCACATCGACCCCGATGCCAGTTACATGGCGGCCGTGAACAGCTCGGTGAGCTCCGCCGGGCCCTGCCGGGGCGGGGAGCTGGGTTCAGGTGGgcatccagcagcagcctgggcacaCATCCCGCCGTGTCCCTGCAGGGAAACTGCTACGTGTGGAACCTGACGGGCGGCATCGGCGAGGAGGTGACGCAGCTGATCCCCAAGACCAAGATCCCGGCACACAACCGCTACGCCCTGCAGTGCAAGTTCAGCCCCGACTCCACGTGAGTGTGGAGCCCCTCACTCCCTCCCAGGGCAAGCAGGGGCCTTTCGGGGCGGGCAGGGGCCAGCTGTGcctccagctgtggctgctgctggctccacaCTGCAGGtccccagggaggagcaggacaggagcaggggatgtGGCACCAGGGGGTTGCTGTCAGGGGCGTCCCACTCGTGCTCCCCGAGCTCAGCAAAGTTTGCAGCCATGAGctgttcttcagctgctgcagtgtgagctCCTTCACGCAGTCTGTTCAGCTGGAATCTGCTAAATCAGACAGTGCAGGTGTAGGGAGATCTGATTGCAGTGGGGGCAGGTCTCCAGGCTGTCACTGGCCCTGGCCCAGGTCTGTGGTAACCAGAGGCCCACAGGGGGACAGTGACTGATGAGGTTGCCCTCAGATGTCTCCTTCTTGCAGGCTCTTGGCCACCTGTTCTGCAGATCAGACGTGCAAGATCTGGAGGACCTCAAACTTCTCTCTGATGACGGAGCTGAGCATTAAGAGCAACAACCCTGGGGAGACGTCGCGGGGCTGGATGTGGGACTGCGCCTTCTCCGGGGACTCCCAGTACATCGTCACAGGTGAGGCAccacctgggctgtgccagggccctgcagcagccaggcctgCCCAGTTACCCTGGCTGGGACGTGGCCAGagcctggggcacagggggtgtgaggtgggagcagccagTTCTGACCTGGAGcattttgtgctgctgcagtggggcaGTGTTGGGACTGGAGAGgagagctccagctgtgctgttcATCTCACAGCCCACAGCCTGTTAGGCCCTTGAACACACCTGTGTTTCCTCGCTCACTGCTCTCCAAAAGAATGAAACCCCACGTACAGAGAAAtgcactgagctgctctgccttgctggTTATCACCAGCCCTAAGGATGGCTGAAGGAAGCAAGAGCAAAGTATTTCTTAGAATAATAgtaaaaaagaaacttaaaagaTAATATATATCCCACTCTTCTTTACCTCTGTGTTCCAGCCTCCTCTGATAACCTGGCCAGACTGTGGTGTGTGGAGACAGGAGAGATCAAGAGGGAATACAGTGGCCACCAGAAAGCCGTGGTGTGCCTGGCCTTCAATGACAGCGTCTTGGGATAACGGGCACGTGTGGCAAGGACAGGACCTCTGCTTGTTTCCCCTTGCCTTGCCAGACCCTCTCCAGAGCCCGGGACACGCTCTGTACCCATCCCCTCCCGCATGGAGAGGGCTGGGGCTCTgacaggggcagctgcagctgcctggggtgAGACCAGGCTTCAGCTCCAGGCAGGACATTGCTGAAGTGTGTGGCCCTGAGGGAGGGAATGG
The genomic region above belongs to Vidua chalybeata isolate OUT-0048 chromosome 16, bVidCha1 merged haplotype, whole genome shotgun sequence and contains:
- the LOC128796209 gene encoding hexosaminidase D-like — encoded protein: MAFQRSHRLNLLRLVVLLLVALAGIKFLFRDSFTLELHKHVSKDSAFWGDTGDVVQDIIPQSHVLEVPAAKIMTLKQKQQVPRDVSATEMRLVHLDLKGAAPRVSYLEQVFPLLSQLGANGVLIEYEDMFPFKGELEILRSPYAYSEEDIERIQQLAEQHKLEVVPLVQTFGHVEFILKHEKYQHLREVERFPNSFNPHVPDTLALLKSILSQVIEKHRRSTWIHIGADEVFHLGEGMDSKNWMSHNKGDVGTMYLKHIKEVLGFLTAQYWGLRVLMWDDMLRKISVGALRESGIAKHVSPVVWFYAPDFEAEQIVQFLTKYVESGFEAVWFASAFKGTTGPAQAWTPLSYHLKNHLSWLKVMQAVPRLAPLRLQGVVLTGWQRYDHYSVLCELLPVSIPSLAICLQTLVNGGFTEEAKKKVLDVLGLESVQLEQSTCEGRGAFPGVEIYHMVEQVNGHLKESILKALEEESAIKGWFSPYHRKRQFGNPRNMESFGSKVLKLHEDWESFVRDLRAQLERIYFPDTVEEWIEENINPYLDQLRDLVRDYRAIIRLNGRPKAT
- the LOC128796351 gene encoding basic proline-rich protein-like; amino-acid sequence: MEQPLGTRDPLHTPPIPPCCGAPPTHPANPAQPTAPRTKDTLGTPALHGTLRALLGSAAAPGTPASSAGIPASSQASLHLPRASLRHRGPASPRASPHPPGTGPHRGAGHLPAPSIPRSPGPYRQVRGGRGHRRERERARARARPPPPPLLKGPVPAGAASEEGCTGLRHPPRTAGTVPSAPVPHARGGEHRQSAEPPSALTGRHRQQGAALGRLRGARTAPPGGTAAHALAPPPPPPPRSVVSPVAPPAPRPWSVPPPRSRACALPPDAARAGCALGRRRAHAQSGEP
- the MLST8 gene encoding target of rapamycin complex subunit LST8, giving the protein MNAAQGTVGSDPVILATAGYDHTVRFWQAHSGICTRTVQHQDSQVNALEITPDRSMIAAAGYQHIRMYDLNSNNPNPVINYDGVSKNITSVGFHEDGRWMYTGGEDCMARIWDLRSRNLQCQRIFQVNAPINCVCLHPNQAELIVGDQSGAIHIWDLKTDHNEQLIPEPEVSVNSVHIDPDASYMAAVNSSGNCYVWNLTGGIGEEVTQLIPKTKIPAHNRYALQCKFSPDSTLLATCSADQTCKIWRTSNFSLMTELSIKSNNPGETSRGWMWDCAFSGDSQYIVTASSDNLARLWCVETGEIKREYSGHQKAVVCLAFNDSVLG